Below is a genomic region from Raphanus sativus cultivar WK10039 chromosome 4, ASM80110v3, whole genome shotgun sequence.
ACcaaacataatttatttattttataaactaacaCGAAtatatctttttctctttaagaaagtagaacatatatatatttatatattttaccatGAATGTTTAATTTGTCTTTTGACTAACACAATATTATGAATAGTGTCTTATCaggtcgatttttttttttttgagaattgttATCAGGTCGATTTCTCTACATCATATTGTATCACTACATCTAAGATATTAATTTGATATTTCGAAATCTTGCAGTTTAAACATctaaacaaacacacacacaatctGAATAAGAGATTCTATGAAGGAGGAATGCATAACTTTGAACCAAACTTTTGTTAATATacgataaataaattaaaggGCTACAACCACAAAAAAATAGagaacatattttattatccTTCACCCAAATTCCACCCTTCATTCTATGCTACTCGGCTGAGGCCGACTAACCAAACATTAACCGAACCTAGTTACTTGGTTATAGAAACGCATAATGAACCTTCTTGTGACCACCAAGTGCTTGACCGGATTCAAACACTCTGCCACATAGTTCACATTTGTAGTGTCTAACCATGGCTTGACCATTCTTGTCGCAAATCTTCAATCGTTTGGTCCTGTGACTCGTTCGATGGCCACCTAATGCCTGATAGGAATGCAAAACTTTTCCACATATATCACACGTAAATCTTTTCTTACACTGTTTCTCCTTCTCAACTAAATATGtttcatcttcctcgtcctcatcccCATCTTCATTCTCATCGATGCCTTCTGTTAAGACTCTCCCATCATCATCAGAATCTATATCGATAGACTTTCGCGtatattcttctttttcatttggAGTTGATAACAAGCGGTCAATCGCATTCCAATTCTGAGAATTTGCTGGTCTCTCTCCCTTAGACATTGCTACAATAACCAAAGCAGCTTCTTCAACAGCTGTTAAAGGACTCTGACACTCATCTAAATCCACGACGATCTTTCTCTTGCATGTTATTTGTTGTCCACCTTCTTCTCTCTTTAGATCTGGTTCTGGACGACCAACTTCGCTCGCGTGCACAGATCTCATCAAAACTGTTTCATTAAGTCTGATGTTTTCTCCGAGTTTGGTTGGTGTCTTCAGCGATGGAACGGTCGAGCCATTTGATGCCGAAAGTGTCCTTGTGTGAGACCTCATGTGACCTCCTAGAGCTCTCCCATTTGGAAACGATTTCTTGCACACTTGACAGTTTCTTGTTTCGTTGAGAAGTGAATACATCATAACAACGATGCAAAAGAAACAATGAAAAGAGAAGCTAGAGCTTTTTTTTCTGTTGGTGTtatagatctttttttttgaactgaggTGTTATAGATCTTAAAATGATTTTCTGCGAGAAATGTTTCTTGAATATATATAGCTGCAGAAAGTGAGGAAGTCAAGTACGTACAGAATTCTATTCAAAATGAGTTATCCACCTAACATAAGTGTTTAGTGCAATATATATGCTCTAACAATTATTTacatactattttttttctctatttttgttatataaaagaATAGCTTCAAATGTTTTCgtgttcttttttaattatgttacaGCTTAAAACAAAAGTTATGACATGCAAATActataaatttcagtttgacTGATAAAATACTGACTAATActtttaccaaaagaaaagaaaaattgacTAATGCACATGGTACGACCGTCACGATTCCGCAAATATTTTACCAACCAACAAATTTGcgtaataaaaaaaacaaaaaacacatgtttgtgtttttgtttttgctgacaaaaatataaaaagaatttttattAAGTGGAAAAGTgaaaaattttacaaaatttacaaaattaacgTTTTTCGTATTATTGAATTATAtgttaataacattttaaactttaGTAAATAGCAATAACTTTTGTAGTATAAATAGTTATGTTGTAAATAAAGttatactatataattttttgtaatattataaaatgtcaaTTTGTTATTAAAAAGTATTGAAAGATaagctaaatatttataataggaacaaaaatatttttaataaattttagttattttcacattttgttTTTCCTTATAACAAAGCGaatacaatataaattattttgattaatttaacaTGTATTTCATCATTCcgcaaattttaaaattttccgtAGCATAACTAAACTTTTACACaacttaactatttttttcACGATTCCGATATTACGAAATGATTATGAATCGAAGCCTAAGACTCGACAAAACTTATCGATACTGTGTTTGTACTCGTTACTTGTCCCTAAAAGCAAGTAGCTCCCACTGTCAAgttaaacaaaatcaattttaattatttacagaTACAAGTCGAATATCAAGCTATTTTGTAACTATTTGACTCGTTACTTACTACTCGTTTTCtataacaattatatttaattctattaattatGAATTGTTAACATTTAtgtcttttaaaacaaaactcaaTAATATTgacatttacattttattagAAAAGTTCAATAGAAATATGTgatgttaaaataaaagattttcattaaatCATTGAAGTCTAATACTATTATTTTCAATCCAACATACTCCCTATGTACTaatttaagtgatgtttaagcatttttattttgttttataataagtgatGATCTCacatttctaaataaaatttaatgtcaattgaaatttgcaaccaattacaaaatactacatgttttttttattggttagactgattttatttaatgcaattttatgtaaccaagataaattatatagaaatttgcattttcttaatctttgtgtaaaaaccttaaacatcacttaaaatggtacagagggagtatattgtAACTTaagtcaaatattttaaattcaaatataaattttagtaatcaagtaatttatatttaagtACATAATTAATCAAGGAACAAGTCAAATAATTTACAAGTATTCAAAATTTATTGGTATGGCAAGTATTCATTTTAAACGAGACAAACAAATTCAATTACTTAGACATCAAGCTAAGTATTACATATCCAAAAATTAGCGGGTAGTTATCCCGTGCCCATCcgtattatttatgttttatgtatatagAATAAAAAGTGAATGAAAACGAAATTTACcgttttatttataataaaaggTTATTCTATTATTCAGAAAATGttaagaggaaaaaaaaatctaacatatatcaaaacataaaacatatacGAGGTCATGATGGATGAGTTCTCTAAAGCCTCTTCCACTATGCCACGCCAGGTTCTCGTGAGTCTTCAATACTGCTCGTGTGATCGATTTGTTCTACAAAGAGGGTGATGGATTTGGTCATGCAGGTGAAAATCTCATTAAACCAGTTCACATCTttgttttcataaattgcaTTTACACATACGTGATTTTTTATTCTAATGAATCATGTATTATGATCATCtcttatatataaagatttcaACCTGTGTCATGTGTGTTGTTTTGAAACTATGAATTGCTATCTATTTTAATGTAATGTCTTGAGACGCCGAAAACGACAGCGTTTCTCTTttctgaaagaaagaaaacaaagtatACAAATATGGCTAACGGGCCCATGTAAAGTAAATTATAAGGCCCATAATGGTTATCTTTTAAAAGATCGACGGTGAAGATAGGCAAGGTTAGCATACACGCGAAGTAGAAAATCATTGTCTCTTTCCCGCCCTAAAGCGCCCGGCGAATCGCCTTCTCTCTCAATTCCTCTTTCTAATTAGTCTCGTCTCAGCCCCGGAGAGTGCGAAACCCTAGAAGGCGCGACGAGAAGCCATGGCGAAATCCGGGGGTCGACCCAGTGCTTCCTTCATAAAACAGCGTTCCGGGTCGGGTACGATCCTAAGGATCAAGCTCGAGAATTTCATGTGCCATAGTAACCTCCAGATTGAGTTTGGCGAGTGGGTCAATTTCATCACCGGCCAAAACGGAAGTAAGTGTTGtaaaaaagttttgatcttttagCTCCCCAATCGATTGAATTTTACTATTgtgataattttgttttttttttggtattttactTTTGTTCACTGTGTAAACAGTCCATGGCTAATGGTTTTGTGCTCGTTTGCATCGAATAGTATGTGTCATAACTTATGACTCATAAGGTTTTTTAAAATCTGGTTctgtgttgtgttgtgttggCAAGGTGGGAAGAGTGCAATATTGACTGCTCTATGTGTTGCATTCGGGTGTAGAGCCAAAGGGACTCAGCGCGCTTCCACTTTGAAGGATTTCATTAAAACTGGATGCAGGTTTTGTACACTTTTACCTACCACATAGTTAGGAGCATCGTAAAAGCACAAATTTGATTAAGAAACAACTATCTTGTGCTTCTTTAATGGGTGAGAGAGTGACTGAAACTTACTTTCCAATGGGGATTCGTTGTTTGCAGCTATGCGGTTGTCCATGTAGAGATGAAAAACCAAGGGGAGGATGCTTTTAAGCCTGATGTATATGGTGACGTCATAATTATCGAACGTAGGATAACCGAGTCTGCTAGCTCTACCATTCTCAAGGATCATGAAGGTTAATAATTCACTGTTGCCCTTTTCTTTCTCTTATCTGTTTGTAGGCTGGTCTTACAATTTGTCTCATAGCCCGTGTGGTGCTTGTTGTGATGACCATCTCCCTTcttactcttttattttttattttttaaaatctgtaTGTGAAATTATTGGTTCGAAGGGTTTTTCTGTTCTTATTTTATGGAATCTATGCTCTGCAGGAAAAAAAGTAAGTAGCCGAAAGGATGAGCTACGGGAACTTGTTGAACATTTTAATGTGAGTTTTTGTCTTTCATTCAAATTTCAAAGTTCAAACTGATAAGTATTAAGTAATATGGGAGATATTTGTTATATCTGGTCTTGTATGCCCCCTTAAAGTTTCTCAATATATAAGCCATATTGTCATATTCATTGCTTGATCTGTCTTATGTACATGTGTAGATTGATGTTGATAATCCATGCGTAGTAATGAGTCAAGACAAGAGCAGGGAGTTCTTGCATTCTGGAAATGACAAAGATAAATTTAAGGTATCTGCTGTTAACTTGGTATAAATTAATGTCAACCATATTGATTCTTTTTGGCTAAAATCTTCTGTTCTTTAGTTCTTTTTCAAGGCAACCCTTCTTCAGCAAGTTAATGATCTTCTCCAAAGTATCTATGAGCACTTGAGTTCTGCAACTGCCTTAGTCG
It encodes:
- the LOC108850209 gene encoding zinc finger protein ZAT1: MYSLLNETRNCQVCKKSFPNGRALGGHMRSHTRTLSASNGSTVPSLKTPTKLGENIRLNETVLMRSVHASEVGRPEPDLKREEGGQQITCKRKIVVDLDECQSPLTAVEEAALVIVAMSKGERPANSQNWNAIDRLLSTPNEKEEYTRKSIDIDSDDDGRVLTEGIDENEDGDEDEEDETYLVEKEKQCKKRFTCDICGKVLHSYQALGGHRTSHRTKRLKICDKNGQAMVRHYKCELCGRVFESGQALGGHKKVHYAFL